In Gadus macrocephalus chromosome 11, ASM3116895v1, a single genomic region encodes these proteins:
- the LOC132467158 gene encoding myelin-associated glycoprotein-like gives MSRDTTVLLGWLLLQATSCTVWSADWNAKVVREVDALVDSCVVIPCSFTYGEGLSRATLKGSWFPEGDKEKYIFQEDIAVIMREFRGRTELTGRLTKGNCTLKIIEVKDHDDGPFCFKVEMSDRTLKTPEFENHCARLNLLAEPPKPKLNPPRKAIQGEPYTISCSVAHTCPAHRPNITWSRASTDTGVIHINKDNGKGSWEMESILTFIPEATDDDSELSCTATFNGGVTSSSTHHLFVKRKELYLHIILPLVVGLGTAVVFGALCVLMKIKYKNRIADLQSRGNGRLRNHLSRISQRMSSSRFMPSRPREPVDLSAYDMPNNTAKKQKISKPRCPSPKSQPGSFSNRGATGHDRGFGDSCDDDYTNTADLNIYGNL, from the exons CTACGAGCTGCACTGTGTGGTCAGCAGACTGGAACGCCAAGGTCGTCCGGGAAGTAGATGCTCTGGTGGACTCCTGTGTGGTCATCCCTTGCTCCTTCACATACGGAGAAGGGCTTTCCCGCGCCACGCTCAAAGGCAGCTGGTTCCCGGAGGGGGATAAAGAGAAGTACATCTTCCAAGAAGACATTGCGGTTATCATGAGGGAGTTTAGAGGCCGCACAGAGCTGACGGGACGACTCACGAAAGGGAACTGCACCTTAAAGATAATAGAGGTGAAGGATCACGACGACGGCCCCTTCTGCTTCAAAGTAGAAATGAGTGATAGGACTTTGAAGACCCCTgaatttgagaaccactgcgcTCGCCTTAACTTGCTTG CGGAACCCCCCAAACCTAAATTAAATCCTCCGAGGAAGGCGATCCAGGGTGAACCTTACACCATCTCCTGCTCTGTGGCCCACACCTGCCCGGCCCATCGGCCCAACATCACCTGGAGCCGGGCCTCCACGGACACAGGGGTCATCCATATCAACAAAGACAACGGCAAGGGCTCCTGGGAAATGGAGTCCATCCTGACCTTCATCCCGGAGGCAACGGACGACGACTCGGAGCTCAGCTGCACGGCAACCTTCAACGGAGGggtgacctcctcctccacgcacCATCTCTTTGTGAAAC GTAAAGAGCTGTACCTGCACATTATCCTTCCTCTCGTTGTCGGCCTTGGGACAGCTGTGGTCTTTGGAGCGCTCTGTGTTCTAATGAAGATCAAATACAA GAACCGTATTGCTGATCTTCAAAGCAGAGGAAACGGCAG ATTGCGGAATCACCTTTCAAGAATATCGCAGAG GATGAGCTCCAGCCGCTTCATGCCCTCTCGTCCGAG GGAGCCGGTAGATTTGAGTGCTTATGATAT GCCGAATAACACTGCAAAGAAACAGAAGATCTCGAAACCCCGCTGTCCATCGCCGAAGAG TCAGCCGGGGTCCTTCTCCAATCGAGGGGCGACTGGTCACGACCGG GGCTTCGGTGATTCCTGTGACGATGATTACACGAACACTGCTGACCTCAACATTTATGGAAACCTCTGA